The Streptomyces sp. Je 1-332 genome has a window encoding:
- a CDS encoding helix-turn-helix transcriptional regulator, with product MADEDPPKGMLLSGEGNVAVRIKLEREARGWSTNALSDRMNEAGFEMNPSAVWRIENGKRRINLDETIGFAEVFGLDLRNLVGPPQLAAKARAMELIDEIVDAFRGTQRASIAFTEARDALDAYLAEHPDIREEADVMVSNAIAEEASKAMLKMHGPPPGDGDADSAEA from the coding sequence ATGGCGGATGAAGACCCGCCGAAGGGCATGCTGCTCAGCGGCGAGGGCAACGTCGCGGTGCGCATCAAGCTGGAACGCGAGGCGCGCGGTTGGAGCACCAACGCCCTGTCCGACCGCATGAACGAGGCCGGCTTCGAGATGAACCCGTCAGCGGTCTGGCGGATCGAAAACGGCAAGCGCCGCATCAACCTCGACGAGACCATCGGCTTCGCCGAGGTCTTCGGCCTCGACCTGCGCAACCTCGTCGGCCCCCCGCAGCTGGCCGCCAAGGCACGTGCCATGGAACTGATCGACGAGATCGTCGACGCATTCCGCGGCACGCAGCGCGCCAGCATCGCCTTCACGGAGGCACGAGACGCCCTCGACGCCTACCTCGCCGAGCACCCCGACATCCGCGAGGAAGCCGACGTCATGGTCTCCAACGCCATCGCGGAGGAAGCCAGCAAGGCCATGCTGAAGATGCACGGCCCTCCGCCTGGTGACGGCGACGCCGACTCCGCCGAGGCATAG
- a CDS encoding helix-turn-helix domain-containing protein translates to MRQAALSPAGAPTPHAEAALPRLYVPEEVAAVLGCSAWWVKDRARRRLIPFTRVGRAYRFTGEHLAEIIRMNEARPALPRQRGAKAAPAAKSPASQPPSSSSVPTARLRARPPRRSRQSQFGTAA, encoded by the coding sequence TTGCGCCAAGCCGCACTATCCCCTGCCGGTGCACCGACTCCGCACGCTGAGGCTGCTCTGCCGCGCCTCTATGTGCCCGAGGAAGTCGCAGCCGTACTGGGCTGCTCCGCCTGGTGGGTGAAGGACCGCGCTCGCCGACGGCTCATCCCGTTCACCAGAGTCGGCCGTGCCTACCGTTTTACCGGCGAGCACCTCGCGGAGATCATCCGCATGAATGAGGCTCGCCCAGCCCTCCCACGGCAGCGAGGAGCGAAAGCGGCTCCTGCCGCCAAGTCTCCCGCCTCCCAGCCTCCTTCGTCGTCCTCCGTTCCTACGGCTCGCCTGCGCGCTCGGCCACCACGCCGATCCCGCCAGAGTCAGTTCGGGACCGCCGCCTAG
- a CDS encoding LacI family DNA-binding transcriptional regulator: MGFGEKRGNYWRARYKIAPGKHLTVVGEDGKPIKFATKGEAQRAASEAENKYRRGDWRDPALGQETFGEYASRWYEAQDLAASTMQNYKRHIEEHLLPDFEDKALAGILRTDVELWEKKERVVYAASSVRTWRSTLHLLFEDAIDEGLLTSNPAARRRGRGKRAGRSRDRGPEKVVTDALGILLTAERAALLSGRDDEFVAVVLKGYTGKRWGEIVGLETDFVRPSAFRVEWQLYELDTGELVRCPPKDDSYRTIDSMDWLSALVFNHIARTKPTPCPCHGRTYVFRGQGAARTGGHQGAKLVDVARRAEVSTGTVSNVLNHPNRVREDTRVRVELAIAELAFVRGGATSEHAAHWRRNGFATWLFTPAVSGWYPKKAPQEARPVPILGEPWPGIPARGRGATDRADACWLPIAKGLTPHGLRHTHRTMMEDLGTEKVLMDERMGHIDGSVSARYAHVTAGMRKRLMVGLTEQWEAALDARLAMCSTSPVRVLNALLRAHSLH; the protein is encoded by the coding sequence ATGGGGTTCGGCGAGAAACGCGGAAACTACTGGCGCGCCCGGTACAAGATCGCGCCCGGCAAGCACCTAACGGTCGTCGGCGAGGACGGCAAGCCGATCAAGTTCGCCACCAAGGGCGAGGCCCAGCGTGCCGCGAGCGAGGCCGAGAACAAGTACCGGCGCGGCGACTGGCGCGACCCGGCGCTTGGCCAGGAGACCTTCGGCGAGTACGCGAGCCGCTGGTACGAGGCACAGGACCTGGCCGCCTCGACGATGCAGAACTACAAGCGCCACATCGAGGAGCACCTGCTCCCTGACTTCGAGGACAAGGCGCTCGCGGGCATCCTGCGCACGGATGTCGAACTGTGGGAGAAGAAGGAGCGTGTCGTGTACGCGGCTTCGAGCGTCAGGACTTGGCGCTCGACGCTCCACCTGCTCTTTGAGGACGCGATCGACGAGGGTCTGCTCACGTCGAACCCGGCCGCCAGGCGGCGTGGACGCGGCAAGCGCGCCGGCCGCTCCCGGGACCGGGGCCCGGAGAAGGTCGTCACGGACGCCCTCGGCATCCTGCTGACCGCTGAGCGGGCTGCCCTGCTGTCCGGCCGCGACGATGAGTTTGTCGCCGTGGTGCTCAAGGGCTACACCGGCAAGCGGTGGGGCGAAATCGTCGGCCTGGAAACGGATTTCGTCCGCCCCTCCGCCTTCCGCGTCGAGTGGCAGCTGTACGAACTCGACACCGGCGAGCTTGTGCGCTGCCCGCCCAAGGATGACAGCTACCGCACCATCGACTCGATGGATTGGCTGTCCGCCCTGGTCTTCAACCACATCGCCCGAACGAAGCCGACGCCCTGCCCGTGCCACGGCAGGACGTACGTCTTCCGAGGCCAGGGGGCAGCGCGCACTGGCGGCCACCAGGGCGCGAAGCTCGTCGACGTCGCACGCCGCGCCGAAGTCTCCACGGGCACGGTCTCGAACGTCCTCAACCACCCCAACCGCGTACGTGAGGACACCCGCGTACGCGTCGAACTCGCCATCGCAGAGCTCGCCTTCGTGCGTGGCGGTGCCACGTCGGAGCACGCGGCCCACTGGCGCCGAAACGGTTTCGCCACCTGGCTGTTCACTCCGGCGGTGTCCGGCTGGTACCCGAAGAAGGCGCCGCAAGAGGCCCGACCGGTGCCGATCCTCGGCGAGCCGTGGCCGGGCATCCCGGCCCGAGGCCGTGGCGCCACCGACCGAGCCGACGCCTGCTGGCTCCCGATAGCCAAGGGCCTCACACCCCACGGCCTACGCCATACCCACCGCACGATGATGGAGGACCTCGGCACCGAGAAGGTCCTCATGGACGAGCGGATGGGCCACATCGACGGCTCGGTCTCCGCACGCTACGCTCACGTCACGGCTGGCATGCGGAAGCGCCTGATGGTGGGCCTAACCGAGCAGTGGGAAGCGGCGCTCGACGCTCGGCTCGCGATGTGTTCGACCTCGCCGGTGCGTGTGCTCAACGCTCTCCTGCGGGCTCATTCCCTGCACTGA
- a CDS encoding metallophosphoesterase: MRARYAVPLGITATAAAGLAYSVGFEARSFRLRRVTVPVLPPGMRPLRVLQVSDIHMVSGQRKKQRWLRSLAGLRPDFVINTGDNLSDPEGVPETLDALGPLMEFPGAYVFGSNDYYGPKLRNPALYLLEKAQGKHGLNGNPPAVGVIHNPWEDLRDGFDAAGWVNLTNTRGALKIEGYEIGLTGVDDPHIKRDRYARVAGGPDAGADFSMGIVHAPYLRALDAFTADGYPLILAGHTHGGQVCIPFYGALVTNCDLDTERVKGLSKHEAEGHTSFMHVSAGCGANRYTPMRFACPPEVTLLTLTAASPEATENRISSPAAGPLK; the protein is encoded by the coding sequence ATGCGCGCGCGATACGCAGTACCTCTGGGAATCACGGCGACGGCCGCCGCCGGACTGGCCTACTCGGTGGGCTTCGAAGCCCGCTCCTTCCGACTGCGACGGGTCACGGTGCCCGTCCTTCCGCCGGGGATGCGGCCGCTCAGAGTCCTCCAGGTGTCGGACATCCACATGGTCTCCGGGCAACGCAAGAAGCAGCGCTGGCTGCGCTCGCTCGCGGGCCTGCGCCCCGACTTCGTGATCAACACCGGGGACAACCTCTCCGACCCCGAGGGCGTACCGGAGACGCTGGACGCGCTCGGCCCGCTGATGGAGTTCCCCGGGGCGTACGTCTTCGGCTCGAACGACTACTACGGGCCCAAGCTGCGCAACCCCGCCCTCTACCTGCTGGAGAAGGCGCAGGGCAAGCACGGCCTGAACGGCAACCCGCCCGCCGTCGGCGTCATCCACAACCCGTGGGAGGACCTGCGCGACGGGTTCGACGCCGCGGGCTGGGTGAACCTGACGAACACGCGGGGCGCCCTGAAGATCGAGGGCTACGAGATCGGCCTCACCGGCGTGGACGACCCGCACATCAAGCGCGACCGGTACGCGCGCGTGGCGGGCGGTCCCGACGCGGGCGCCGACTTCTCGATGGGCATCGTGCACGCCCCGTACCTACGCGCCCTTGACGCCTTCACGGCCGACGGCTACCCCTTGATCCTCGCGGGCCACACCCACGGCGGGCAGGTGTGCATCCCCTTCTACGGGGCGCTGGTCACCAACTGCGACCTGGACACGGAGCGCGTGAAGGGCCTGTCGAAGCACGAGGCGGAGGGCCACACGTCCTTCATGCACGTCTCCGCGGGCTGCGGCGCGAACCGCTACACCCCCATGCGCTTCGCGTGCCCCCCGGAGGTGACGCTGCTGACCCTGACGGCAGCCTCCCCGGAGGCCACCGAAAACCGGATTTCGTCTCCGGCCGCCGGTCCGCTAAAGTAA
- a CDS encoding GatB/YqeY domain-containing protein has translation MTTLKSKLQDDLTAAIRGRDELRSSTLRLTLTAITKEEVSGKTARELSDDEVQKVISREAKKRREAAEAFAQGGRAEQAEKEKAEGEILAEYLPKQLSDDELRAIVAQAVEEARAAGAEGPRAMGQVMKIVNPKVAGLAEGGRVAAVVKQLLAG, from the coding sequence ATGACCACGCTCAAGTCGAAGCTTCAGGATGACCTCACCGCCGCGATCAGGGGGCGTGACGAGCTGCGCTCCTCGACGCTCCGGCTGACCCTCACCGCCATCACGAAGGAGGAGGTCTCGGGCAAGACGGCCCGCGAGCTCTCCGACGATGAAGTGCAGAAGGTGATCTCTCGCGAGGCGAAGAAGCGCCGCGAAGCCGCTGAGGCCTTCGCCCAGGGCGGTCGCGCCGAGCAGGCCGAGAAGGAGAAGGCGGAGGGCGAGATCCTCGCCGAGTACCTGCCGAAGCAGCTCTCCGACGACGAGCTCCGGGCCATCGTCGCCCAGGCCGTCGAGGAGGCCAGGGCCGCCGGCGCCGAGGGTCCGCGTGCCATGGGCCAGGTCATGAAGATCGTGAACCCGAAGGTCGCCGGCCTCGCGGAGGGCGGCCGCGTCGCCGCCGTGGTGAAGCAGCTGCTCGCGGGCTGA
- a CDS encoding transglycosylase domain-containing protein, producing the protein MGKKRSGGGLSPTQQAAKFLGVSVLAGAVLAGIALPAAGALGLAAKGSVEEFDEIPSNLEQPPLSQRTTILDSEGGSIATVYSRDRTVVPLTDISPYMQKAIVAIEDSRFYEHGAVDAKGILRALNQNAQSGGVSQGASTLTQQYVKNVFVEEAGDDPTKVAEATQQTLGRKIRELKYAIQVEEKLGKKRILSNYLNITYFGQQAYGVEAAAQRYFSKPAKDLQVQEAALLAGIVQSPSRYDPVNDTEEATKRRNVVLQRMAETHDITQTEAEEAKAKPLGLKVSRPKNGCITAVSGAGFFCDYVREVFLSDPVFGKTKEERAKVWNQGGLRVKTTLDPKAQQSVQASIKDHVNQSDDVATAATIVEPGTGKILGMGQSRPYGFKKDETTINLSVDDSMGGGAGYQPGSTFKPIVAAAALEGGMPPTKSYGSPYEMPYPDSVAACDGKKWANTGNWKLTNENESEVGPYDMREATAKSVNTYYVEMIGDIGICPVTQMAEKMGVERADGRKIDQAPSIALGTQEMSPLTMAGAYATFAARGKHCTPVAIESIAGPGGKSLPVPKSTCSRAMSPKTADTINTLLKGVVEDGTGKQAGLGSRASAGKTGTTDYRYAAWFVGYTPNMSGAVWVGDPQHKRRMVNIPIGGVHYDKVFGGEVPGPIWRDAMSGALAGKPAPGFNTVHIPDGSKDKDEHHDDNKPPGNGGGGGGNGGGGGNNGGGGGGDPWPDISLPPEVIGGGGNGGNGIGGGDGGGGGIGGWGR; encoded by the coding sequence ATGGGAAAGAAGCGCTCGGGCGGTGGTCTGTCACCAACTCAGCAGGCCGCGAAGTTCCTAGGTGTCAGCGTGCTCGCGGGAGCCGTACTGGCAGGTATCGCCCTGCCCGCGGCCGGCGCGCTCGGTCTCGCGGCGAAGGGCTCGGTGGAGGAGTTCGACGAGATCCCGTCCAACTTGGAGCAGCCGCCGCTGAGTCAGCGCACGACGATCCTCGACAGCGAGGGCGGCTCCATCGCCACGGTCTACTCGCGTGACCGCACGGTGGTCCCCCTCACGGACATCTCGCCGTACATGCAGAAGGCGATCGTCGCGATCGAGGACTCCCGCTTCTACGAGCACGGCGCGGTCGACGCGAAGGGCATCCTGCGCGCGCTGAACCAGAACGCGCAGAGCGGCGGCGTCTCCCAGGGCGCGTCGACGCTCACCCAGCAGTACGTGAAGAACGTCTTCGTCGAGGAGGCGGGTGACGACCCGACGAAGGTCGCCGAGGCTACCCAGCAGACACTCGGGCGCAAGATCCGCGAGCTGAAGTACGCGATCCAGGTGGAGGAGAAGCTCGGCAAGAAGCGCATCCTCAGCAACTACCTGAACATCACCTACTTCGGGCAGCAGGCGTACGGAGTCGAGGCCGCGGCCCAGCGCTACTTCTCCAAGCCCGCCAAGGACCTGCAGGTGCAGGAGGCCGCGCTGCTGGCCGGCATCGTGCAGTCCCCTAGCCGTTACGACCCCGTCAACGACACCGAAGAGGCCACCAAGCGCCGCAACGTGGTGCTGCAGCGGATGGCGGAGACGCACGACATCACGCAGACGGAGGCCGAGGAGGCGAAGGCGAAGCCGCTCGGCCTGAAGGTGAGCAGGCCCAAGAACGGCTGCATCACGGCGGTCAGCGGCGCCGGGTTCTTCTGTGACTACGTACGCGAGGTCTTCCTCTCCGACCCGGTCTTCGGCAAGACCAAGGAGGAGCGGGCCAAGGTCTGGAACCAGGGCGGTCTGCGCGTCAAGACCACCCTCGACCCGAAGGCACAGCAGTCCGTCCAGGCCTCGATAAAGGATCACGTCAACCAGTCCGACGACGTGGCGACGGCCGCCACCATCGTCGAGCCGGGGACCGGCAAGATCCTCGGCATGGGCCAGTCGCGGCCCTACGGCTTCAAGAAGGACGAGACCACGATCAACCTGTCCGTGGACGACTCCATGGGCGGCGGCGCGGGCTACCAGCCGGGATCGACGTTCAAGCCGATCGTGGCCGCGGCCGCCCTGGAGGGCGGAATGCCGCCCACGAAGAGCTACGGCTCGCCGTACGAGATGCCGTATCCGGACAGCGTCGCGGCGTGCGACGGCAAGAAGTGGGCGAACACCGGGAACTGGAAGCTCACCAACGAGAACGAGTCCGAGGTCGGCCCGTACGACATGCGGGAAGCGACCGCGAAGTCGGTCAACACGTACTACGTGGAGATGATCGGCGACATCGGGATCTGCCCGGTCACGCAGATGGCCGAGAAGATGGGCGTCGAGCGTGCGGACGGCCGGAAGATCGACCAGGCGCCGTCGATCGCGCTCGGCACCCAGGAGATGTCGCCGCTGACGATGGCGGGCGCGTACGCCACGTTCGCGGCGCGCGGCAAGCACTGCACGCCCGTCGCCATCGAGTCGATCGCCGGGCCGGGCGGAAAGTCGCTGCCCGTGCCGAAGTCGACGTGCTCGCGCGCCATGTCGCCGAAGACCGCCGACACGATCAACACCCTCCTGAAGGGCGTGGTCGAGGACGGAACCGGCAAGCAGGCCGGCCTCGGCTCCCGCGCGAGCGCGGGCAAGACGGGTACGACCGACTACCGCTACGCCGCCTGGTTCGTGGGCTACACCCCCAACATGTCGGGCGCGGTCTGGGTCGGCGACCCGCAGCACAAGCGGCGGATGGTCAACATCCCGATCGGCGGCGTCCACTACGACAAGGTCTTCGGCGGTGAGGTCCCCGGTCCGATCTGGCGGGACGCGATGAGCGGAGCGCTCGCGGGCAAGCCGGCGCCGGGCTTCAACACCGTGCACATCCCGGACGGCAGCAAGGACAAGGACGAGCACCACGACGACAACAAGCCGCCGGGTAACGGCGGCGGTGGCGGCGGCAACGGCGGTGGCGGGGGCAACAACGGCGGCGGTGGCGGTGGCGATCCGTGGCCGGACATCTCGCTGCCGCCGGAGGTCATCGGCGGTGGCGGGAACGGCGGGAACGGCATCGGAGGCGGTGACGGCGGCGGTGGCGGGATCGGCGGCTGGGGCCGGTAG
- a CDS encoding WhiB family transcriptional regulator, whose product MGWVTDWSAQAACRTTDPDELFVQGAAQNRAKAVCTGCPVRTECLADALDNRVEFGVWGGMTERERRALLRRRPTVTSWRHLLETARSEYERGAGLLPVDLEDDETYESYAAVG is encoded by the coding sequence ATGGGCTGGGTAACCGACTGGAGTGCGCAGGCGGCCTGCCGCACTACCGATCCAGATGAACTGTTCGTTCAAGGAGCAGCGCAGAACAGGGCCAAGGCGGTGTGCACCGGCTGTCCGGTGCGCACGGAGTGCCTGGCCGACGCGCTGGACAATCGCGTCGAGTTCGGCGTGTGGGGTGGCATGACTGAGCGGGAGCGCCGCGCACTGTTGCGCAGGCGTCCCACGGTCACCTCGTGGCGCCATCTCCTGGAGACGGCGCGCTCCGAGTACGAGCGTGGCGCGGGCCTGCTGCCCGTGGACTTGGAGGACGACGAGACGTACGAGAGCTACGCGGCGGTGGGTTAG
- a CDS encoding ArsA family ATPase: protein MTSDPARNAETARPLDPARTLDVDALLDDPKTRIVVCCGSGGVGKTTTAAALGLRAAERGRKVVVLTIDPARRLAQSMGIDSLDNVPRRVKAIESSSGDGELHAMMLDMKRTFDEIVEAHADKERASAILNNPFYQSLSAGFAGTQEYMAMEKLGQLRSRDEWDLIVVDTPPSRSALDFLDAPKRLGSFLDGKLIRVLMAPAKVGGRAGMKFLNVGMSMMTGALGKLLGGQLLRDVQTFVAAMDTMFGGFRTRADATYRLLQAPGTAFLVVASPERDALREAAYFVERLAADDMPLAGLVLNRVHRSGAAQLSAERALAAAENLDESRIVDQEDGKVAVRSPSEASPEAHEAPAEAPEAPAEPHDTQQSDTRQSDTLRPEAQQPDAQQPVDQLTAGLLRLHAERMQLLAREQRTRDRFTALHPEVAVAEVTALPGDVHDLAGLRAIGDRLAGGTDGDPAGAA from the coding sequence ATGACCTCGGACCCGGCACGGAACGCGGAAACGGCACGTCCCCTGGACCCGGCCCGCACGCTCGACGTGGACGCCCTGCTCGACGACCCGAAGACCCGCATCGTGGTGTGCTGCGGCTCCGGGGGCGTCGGCAAGACGACCACGGCGGCGGCGCTCGGCCTGCGCGCGGCCGAACGGGGCCGCAAGGTCGTCGTCCTGACCATCGACCCGGCGCGCCGCCTCGCCCAGTCCATGGGCATCGACTCGCTCGACAACGTCCCGCGCCGGGTCAAGGCCATCGAGAGCTCGTCCGGTGACGGTGAGCTGCACGCCATGATGCTCGACATGAAGCGCACCTTCGACGAGATCGTCGAGGCGCACGCGGACAAGGAGCGGGCGAGCGCGATCCTCAACAACCCCTTCTACCAGTCGCTTTCGGCGGGCTTCGCGGGCACGCAGGAGTACATGGCGATGGAGAAGCTGGGGCAGCTGCGCTCCCGCGACGAGTGGGACCTGATCGTCGTCGACACGCCGCCGTCGCGTTCGGCCCTTGACTTCCTCGACGCGCCGAAGCGCCTCGGCTCCTTCCTGGACGGGAAGCTGATCCGGGTGCTCATGGCCCCGGCGAAGGTGGGCGGCCGGGCCGGGATGAAGTTCCTGAACGTCGGGATGTCGATGATGACGGGGGCCCTGGGCAAGCTGCTCGGCGGTCAACTGCTGCGGGACGTCCAGACGTTCGTCGCCGCGATGGACACCATGTTCGGCGGGTTCCGCACCCGCGCGGACGCCACGTACCGGCTGCTTCAGGCGCCGGGGACGGCCTTCCTCGTGGTGGCCTCGCCCGAGCGTGACGCGCTGAGGGAGGCGGCGTACTTCGTGGAGCGCCTGGCGGCGGACGACATGCCGCTCGCCGGTCTCGTACTCAACAGGGTGCACCGCAGCGGCGCCGCTCAGCTCTCGGCCGAGCGGGCACTTGCCGCCGCGGAAAATCTTGATGAGAGCCGCATTGTGGATCAGGAGGACGGGAAGGTTGCAGTTCGTAGCCCCAGCGAGGCTTCCCCCGAGGCACACGAGGCTCCCGCCGAAGCACCCGAGGCTCCCGCCGAACCCCACGACACTCAGCAGTCCGACACTCGGCAGTCCGACACTCTGCGGCCCGAGGCCCAGCAGCCCGATGCCCAGCAGCCCGTGGACCAGCTGACCGCCGGTCTGCTGCGACTGCACGCGGAACGCATGCAGCTGCTCGCGCGCGAACAGCGCACGCGCGACCGCTTCACCGCGCTTCACCCCGAGGTGGCCGTGGCCGAAGTGACGGCGCTGCCGGGTGACGTGCACGACCTGGCAGGCCTTCGGGCCATCGGCGACCGGCTCGCGGGCGGCACGGACGGCGATCCGGCCGGAGCTGCCTGA
- a CDS encoding ArsA-related P-loop ATPase, protein MSRLQVVSGKGGTGKTTVAAALALALATEGKRTLLVEVEGRQGIAQLFETEALPYEERKIAVAPGGGEVYALAIDPELALLDYLQMFYKLGGAGRALKKLGAIDFATTVAPGLRDVLLTGKACEAVRRKDKSGRYAYDCVVMDAPPTGRITRFLNVNDEVAGLAKIGPIHNQAQAVMRVLKSPETAVHLVTLLEEMPVQETADGIAELRAAGLPLGRVIVNMVRPALLDEDALEHGLGQTPRTAIAKSLSAAGLGGARRGGVAERLVDPLLEQAAEYAERYALEGSQRAVLGELGLPLHELPLLAGGMDLAGLYELATQLRKQGIA, encoded by the coding sequence GTGAGCAGGCTCCAGGTCGTCAGCGGCAAGGGCGGTACCGGCAAGACCACGGTGGCCGCCGCACTCGCGCTCGCCCTCGCGACGGAGGGCAAACGCACCCTCCTCGTGGAGGTGGAGGGCAGACAGGGCATCGCGCAGCTCTTCGAGACCGAAGCGCTGCCGTATGAGGAGCGGAAGATCGCCGTCGCTCCCGGGGGCGGGGAGGTGTACGCCCTCGCCATCGATCCCGAACTGGCGTTGCTCGACTACCTCCAGATGTTCTACAAGCTGGGGGGCGCGGGACGGGCGCTCAAGAAACTCGGCGCCATCGACTTCGCGACCACCGTCGCGCCGGGCCTGCGGGACGTCCTGCTGACCGGCAAGGCCTGCGAGGCCGTACGCCGCAAGGACAAGAGCGGGCGGTACGCGTACGACTGCGTGGTGATGGACGCGCCCCCAACCGGCCGCATCACACGCTTCCTGAACGTGAACGACGAGGTGGCCGGGCTCGCCAAGATCGGGCCCATACACAACCAGGCACAGGCCGTGATGCGCGTCCTCAAGTCACCGGAGACAGCGGTCCACTTGGTGACGCTCCTCGAAGAGATGCCCGTCCAGGAGACCGCCGACGGGATCGCCGAGCTGCGCGCCGCGGGGCTCCCCCTGGGGCGCGTCATCGTGAACATGGTGCGGCCCGCGCTGCTCGACGAGGACGCCCTGGAGCACGGGCTCGGGCAGACACCTCGTACCGCCATCGCCAAGTCCCTGTCCGCCGCCGGGCTCGGCGGGGCACGCCGGGGCGGTGTCGCCGAGCGTCTGGTCGATCCGCTCCTGGAGCAGGCCGCCGAGTACGCCGAGCGGTACGCCCTGGAGGGCTCCCAGCGGGCCGTCCTCGGCGAGCTCGGCCTGCCCCTGCACGAACTCCCGCTGCTGGCCGGGGGGATGGACCTGGCGGGGCTCTACGAACTCGCGACGCAACTGCGGAAGCAAGGGATCGCATGA
- a CDS encoding DUF4177 domain-containing protein, with translation MTKWEYATVPLLVHATKQILDTWGEDGWELVQVVPGPNNPEQLVAYLKREKQA, from the coding sequence ATGACCAAGTGGGAATACGCAACCGTGCCGCTGCTCGTCCATGCCACGAAGCAGATTCTGGACACCTGGGGCGAGGACGGCTGGGAGCTCGTCCAGGTCGTGCCCGGGCCGAACAACCCTGAGCAGCTCGTGGCCTACCTGAAGCGGGAGAAGCAGGCATGA
- a CDS encoding RidA family protein, whose product MSGNVEAKLAELGMTLPEVVPPLAAYQPAVQSGVYVYTAGQLPMVDGKLPMTGKVGGEVTPEEAKELARTCALNALAAVKSVAGDLDRIARVVKVVGFVASAPDFTGQPAVINGTSELLGEVLGDKGVHARSAVGVAVLPLDAPVEVEIQVELTEA is encoded by the coding sequence ATGAGCGGCAATGTAGAGGCGAAGCTGGCCGAACTGGGCATGACGCTGCCCGAGGTCGTCCCGCCGCTCGCCGCCTACCAGCCGGCTGTCCAGTCCGGTGTGTACGTCTACACCGCGGGCCAGCTCCCGATGGTGGACGGCAAGCTTCCGATGACCGGCAAGGTCGGCGGGGAGGTGACCCCCGAGGAGGCCAAGGAACTGGCCCGCACGTGCGCGCTGAACGCGCTCGCCGCGGTGAAGTCCGTCGCCGGTGACCTCGACCGGATCGCGCGTGTCGTGAAGGTCGTCGGCTTCGTGGCTTCGGCCCCGGACTTCACGGGCCAGCCCGCCGTGATCAACGGCACGAGCGAGCTGCTCGGTGAGGTTCTCGGCGACAAGGGCGTGCACGCCCGCAGCGCCGTGGGTGTGGCGGTTCTGCCGCTGGACGCGCCGGTCGAGGTCGAGATCCAGGTGGAGCTGACCGAGGCGTGA
- a CDS encoding NUDIX hydrolase, protein MANGQWYPPEWPDRIRALSSGELTPATPRRAATVMLLRDSRDSVTGPAVHMLRRRASMAFAGGAYAYPGGGVDPRDDDHLVRWAGPSRATWAARLGVDEPGAQAIVCAAVRETYEEAGVLLAGPTPSTVVGDTTGEDWEADREALVAREFSFAEFLDRRDLVLRSDLLAAWARWITPEFEPKRYDTFFFVAALPEGQRTRNASTEADRTVWIAPGEATAGYDKGDLLMMPPTIATLRQLSPYGSAAEALAAAPERDLTPVLAQARLEEGELVLTWPGHEEFTKHIPTRGSA, encoded by the coding sequence ATGGCTAATGGGCAGTGGTACCCCCCGGAGTGGCCCGACCGCATCCGTGCGCTGAGCAGCGGTGAACTGACGCCGGCGACTCCGCGTAGGGCGGCCACGGTCATGCTCCTGCGGGACTCCCGGGACTCCGTGACGGGCCCCGCCGTACACATGCTGCGCAGACGCGCCTCCATGGCTTTCGCCGGAGGCGCGTACGCGTATCCGGGCGGCGGTGTGGACCCGCGGGACGACGACCACCTCGTGCGCTGGGCGGGCCCTTCGCGCGCTACGTGGGCGGCGCGGCTCGGCGTGGACGAGCCGGGCGCCCAGGCGATCGTCTGCGCCGCTGTCCGCGAGACGTACGAGGAGGCGGGCGTGCTGCTCGCCGGGCCCACTCCGTCGACCGTGGTCGGCGACACCACGGGCGAGGACTGGGAGGCGGACCGCGAGGCGCTGGTGGCCCGCGAATTCTCCTTCGCGGAGTTCCTCGACCGGCGTGACCTGGTCCTCCGCAGCGACCTGCTCGCCGCCTGGGCCCGGTGGATCACCCCGGAGTTCGAGCCGAAGCGCTACGACACGTTCTTCTTCGTGGCGGCTCTCCCGGAGGGGCAGCGCACGCGCAACGCCTCCACGGAGGCCGACCGTACGGTGTGGATCGCTCCGGGGGAGGCCACGGCGGGGTACGACAAGGGCGACCTCCTGATGATGCCGCCCACCATCGCGACCCTGCGCCAACTGAGCCCCTACGGTTCGGCCGCGGAGGCCCTCGCCGCCGCCCCGGAGCGCGACCTCACCCCGGTCCTGGCCCAGGCGCGCCTGGAGGAGGGCGAGTTGGTACTGACGTGGCCGGGCCACGAGGAGTTCACCAAGCACATCCCCACGAGGGGTTCCGCATGA